The DNA region AGTACAAACAAGCGGCGAAGTACTTGCTAAACCACAACCTCAAGCCATCAGACGCGTTGCACGTCGGGGCGATGGCAAGCCACCGCATATACACGATAGTCAGCGAAGACAGCGAATTCGACAAAGTGCCGACAATAAAAAGGCTGTGGATATAGAACCGACGCACCACGTCGCTAGGCCCCGTCCCCGGTAGGTCAGGACCACCCGGCAAAGCAGAGGGTGTTAGCACAAATCGCGCGAAGAAGCCAAATCAACGGCGGTCGAGCTGGCAACCAAGTAAAGAGCCGAGTCCAACGCGCTGAAAAGGCGACCAGGGCGAGCACAAGCGCCAAGCCCAGCAACCGGCGGGTTGCTAAAGGCTCTGGGACTGGCCCTGGCGGCGCTCACTTCGCCGTCCCCTTGGGATACTACTGGAAGGCGAGGGGTTGGCTGAGGAGAGGCTGGGGCATAAAGGAGGGCGCTGGATACACGCCGAGAGTCACCGTGGTAGTACCGACCTACAACGGACAGCACGGCGGACAAGGCAGAGGAGCGGGTCTGGGAACGCCCAGACCTAAGAGCAGTGGTGCTGAGAGATGGGCGAACGCCGGGGCTATGTAGACGTTGCCGTATATGCCGGAAGGCCGCTGAGGCAAAGGGAGCTGGTCAAACTGGCGCAAGAGCTAGAGGACTACCTGGGCACGGCGGTGGACGTGGTTGCACAATGCGCCGCCTCTGCTGGCTTGGGCGGAGGCGTCTAAAGGCGTCGTAGTGCTGGATAGAGATAGGGGGAGATGCGTGAAGTTCGAGGTCAAGGTCCTAAAGGAGCGCCTGGCCCTGAAGCCGAGGCTAGAAAGATACTACGTCGCTTCCCGTCTAGCGAGTGGCGGGGACTGTTAAATAAAGAGCCGCGTAATTAAACTATGCTATCGCTTGACGGCGTAGAGAGCATTGGCGTTGTTTCAGCGTGGATGCTCGAGCCAGACCTAGGCGCCCTCCTTTTGGGGCTTAGGGAGCGGGGATACGCGACGGCGAGGGTTAGGCCCAGGAGCGCAGGCGGCTATGAGATAATGTTTCTAGAACCTGGTGTGATAGCGATTAAGGGCTTGACATATATCCTATACAACCCGGAAAGGCGCATCTTGGCAGTTGAGGGTTCCAGGGCTGAGGATGTACTGGCGACTCTTAACGAGGTGGAGGAGATTCTTAGAGGCGTCGGCAGCAAGCCGGAGAGAGGCGTGTTGTTCTACGAATTACAAGCTAAAGCTAAGGCCAGTGGCGGCAGAGCGGCTTTAAAGAAGACAGTGGAGACCGAGGACTTGCTGGGGTTCAACCTACTAGCGGTACCTACAAGCCTGGTCTCGGCCGACGGCAATCCCAACTCGACGCAATGGTTCCACCTAGAGGTTAGGCCGCTGTGGTCCAGCTGGCCCGATGAACGGGTCCGCTACGAGGTTATCCTTGTGTACCGGGACAGGAAAGACAAGCTTATGGAAACGCTGAAGCGTCTGGGAGACTTATTAAAAGAGATTTTAAATAGAATTAACACAGTCTTAGAGAAATGACCATGTCGCTTCTGCCAAGCGCATCGGTGAAGGCGCGGGGGAGTAGTGGGCAATATACGCGCGTCGAAGCTCCGCTGATGTTAATAACGGCTAAGGAAAGCCAGCTGACTTGGAGCGGGCAGACGTTGGCGGCTATTGTGAAAGATGCTCTGAAAAACATCGGCGCACCCGTGATAAGCGTGGAGATGCGCCACGACGAGTCCCTAGGTCTCTACGCCGTGGCACTGCTCGATTGCGACGCAGGCGAGGCGCTGAAACGCTGGCCGGAAATCGCCGATGTGGCGCGGGAGCTCGAAATACCCATATTCGTCGCGTGGACGAGAGGCGGCGAGACGCCGCCGGAGGAGGCGGGGGCCTACGCCGGGAGTGCCCTCGCGAAGATGGGCGTGTTCCTGGCCACGAGGGGCTCCGTAGACGTGCTAAAAGCGCTGAGAGAGGAGCGGGGTTAATGCACTACGTAGAGACGAGCGTCCTCGCATCGTACATAATAGCATCAGATCCAGGACACGAGACCTCCCGGAAAGCTCTAGAGGACATAGCCAGCAGACATAAGCTCTACACGTCCTCCTTCACGCTTATTGAACTACACAACACGATATGTAGGAAGATGGTCAAAGAGAGAGAATGGGAACTCGTCGATCCGTTGCAGAAATACCTCGACATGTACTTAAAAGCTGATGAAAAATGTCGGTTTTTGCTGTCGATGGTAATCATCTTTCTCGAGGATAGGCTGGGTGTCGAATTTCTCGAAGAGGCAAGCATCTACGATCTCGTGTCTGTAGTCCCTGGCGTGAAAATGCCAAGGATATTTATGGAGCTTGTAGAGCTATCCCCCACGCTCTTGATCAGGGTCAAGGACCTGCTTCACCTGGCATACGCCTCAGCCCTCTCGAACGCCTACGAAATAAGGTACTTCTTAACCCGCGACGTGGATGACTTCGAGAGGGTAAGAGACGTGGCGAGAAGGCGGTTGAAAATAGAGATAATTCTAGTCAAATAGGTACTGCCCCCGTGCGGTAGCCGTATCCGAACCCGACACTCGCCTACGCCTAAACGCAAACACGACAGTCTTAGGCATCGGCGAGGGCCTAGGCGTGGTAGGCCCCCGGGCGACCCCTCTTCCCTCAGTGCATACGCCGAAGGGCTCTCCGCACCGGAAAGCTAGCGGCGCTTCTACGAGGCTCCGGAGACATCCGGCCGCGGTCCTGCGCCATGCCTGGCCCTGACGAGAGCATCCCGACACAGCCGCGCATCGCCGGAGAAGCCCATAAAGCGCACAGCCGAAGGCGGCCCGGCGCCGCAACCGACGAAGCCGAGATTTTTAAGACTCGTCATCGGCGTTCTTGGCGGCGGGGTTTGTGCCTACGCTTTTGTCGCTTAGGGCGCTTAAAAGCCGCGCGTTGCGCAGAGGGGTTTGGCTTAGGCTAGACCCCGCCGCCAGGGCGCTTCTCGACGCCTCCATCCTATACCTAAGGAGGGGCGGGAGGATAAAGTCGCAAACCCTCGCCGAGGCCTTGAGGGCGGTGGCCGAGAGGGTTTTAGTCCTCACAACGCCCATTCGGGTACTGGCAAAGGCCATCGGCATGGCCATAGCCCGCGCCAGGTAAAGGCGGTGGCGCTCGGCCTCCAGTGGATAAACGCTCCCAGGAGGTATAGAACCGCGAAACTAGTTTATATATGCCCCCCGCTGGCTCCCTCTGGCGGGACTTAAGCCAACGCGCCGCGTAAGCGGCTACCCAAACTAGGCACTCCTCTTCATGAGGCTACTAGAATGGACACTGGTGCAATCGTAGCATTAAGCTTGTCGAGGAGACCCCGCCCTCCTCACGATCGCCGCGATTACAGCCAGACGCGGAGCTACATAACGGAAGTCGGCCACGCGAAAAACGTGGCAGAAGCTTTGAGAAGTAATAACATACAAGCTTAAGACACCGCCAGCGAGGGATAGATCCGGAGGAGGTGGTGCACGTCCTTCAAAAGCCACAAACAATATATTACGACGTTTTAACACGTAACATGGTCGCCATTGGGCCAAGGCTTAGGAGACAAGGCCGCTGGCTTCTCGTAGTCTGCACTAGAGAGGGCGACGCCTACCGCGTAGTGACGGTAATGGATACCAAGAATCCCGACCGCATAGCTGAAAGGCGAGGGGAAAAAGGCAGGTGGGTGAGGATATGGCGAGGCGCGTGTACTACGACCCAGAGGCCGACATCCTCCACATACTGCTGAGGGAAGGCCCCGCAGAGGACGCTGTGTAGGCCGGCGAGGAGGTGTTCATCGAGCTGGACGAGAAGGGGGAGATAATAGGCATAGAGGTATGGCGCGCGTCCAACGTGCTGGAGCCCATAGCGCAGACAACAGCGGCGAGGATAAGACAAGAGCAGCCGCATTATTTTACGCTTTTGGCGCCGTCTCTACGGCTATAGGCATTTATAAAGCTGTTAGAATAGGGCCGTGAAGAGGATTAAACTGCCTTTTGTGCCGGGGCTGGAGGTGGAGTTTACAGACAGGGAAATGGCGCTCAAAAAGATAGAGGAGTGGGCCCGGGAGAGCACCCGCCTGCCCCAGCTGGTGTTTGGCCCCGAGGGCTGTGGGAAGACGGCGTGGCTTAGGCAGTCGGCCGTGTTGCTTAGGGAGCTGGGGTTTCACGTAATATACGTCGACCCTCTGCACAGGTACTTCGAGGCGTATACCGACGTGAAGGAAGTGGCTAGGAGGCTGGCCGAGGCCGCGGCGGGCGTTCTGGGAGATGCGGAGGCGTGGCTCGCCACCCTAGCCATCGACCTCACCAAGCTCCTCATCGAGAGGATGAAGAGGAGGGTGGCCGTCCTCGCCGACGACGTATTCCAAGCCATAGGGCTGGGTGAGGCGGCGAAGTACGTCAAAGCCCTCCTCGGCCTCATAGAATACCCGCCGAGAAGCATAGACGCCATAGTAGCCGTCGTGGCGACTAGCGAAGGCATAACGCGGCGTGAAATAGGCCGCCACAGATGGGCTAACCACAGGCCCATGTGGAACATGCCCAGAGACGGCTTCCGAGAGCTCTACGACCAGTTGCCGGGCGAAAAGCCGCCGTTTGAAGACGTATGGAAAGCCACCGGCGGGAATCCCCACCTCCTGGGGCAACTCTACAAGGCCAAATGGGGCGCCGACAAGGTGTTGAAGGAATTAGCCGATGTCAAGAAAATAGCAACTCTCGTCAGTGCGTTGGGAGAGGAAGAGAGGGAGTTGTTGAGACGGGCTGTCGACGATCCAGATGTCCTCTACACGAGGGAGGGCATACCGCTTATGGATAAGCTCGTCGACATGAACCTCGTAGTCGACACGTTGCCAGAGCGCGATCCCTGGTTCTGGGTCGGGGAGCTGCCGCCCGAGAAGGACTTAGAGCTTGGGATCGGGAGGCGCGTGGCTTGGCAGACGCCGCTCCACAGAGAGGCGGTGAGGAGGGCGCTGGAGGGCGCCTAGCGGGTTTCAACGTAGTAGCTTTTAAACTAGTTGACATACGTGGACGTGGAGGCTCTCGAAAAGCCACTGCCGAAGCCCACTGCTGAGGAGTACGCCGCGGCTAGGCTGTTGGAAGCCCTCGTGGAGGCTAGGCTAGCCCTTAGGTTCTTGAGGGAAGGCCTTACGAGGAACGCCGCGGGTAAGGCCTTCCAGGCGTGGAAGGCCCTACTCGCCGCCTTGCTGAGGCTGGAGCTGGATAAGCTGTTGCAGGCGGCAAGGACGGAAGAGGAGAGGAGGTGGCTCGTCGAGAGGGCAGTGCCTAGGGTGCCTACGACGAGGATGGTGAGGCTGTCGCATATGCTGGAGGAGGCGGGCCATCAGGGAATACAGTTTGTTACTAGCATGGCGCTTGATCTACACGACTATCAATACAATGGGCCGGATCCGGACATGGCCCTTTCGAAATTCCGCACTAGGGAGGAGGCCGCGGCGGCGGTGGTGGGACTGGTGAGGGAGGTTGCGAGACGCGCCGACTCGCTCAGACAAAGGGTCAAGTGGACCACGGAGCTAGAAGAGGCGCTGGGCGTCTTGAAGGAGGGGCTGAAAGGCCGGTGAGCACGCGCCGTTCTGGCCCAGAGCGCCGGGAGAAGCCAGCCACGTGGCGGCGCCGTGTAAAAGCGGGCGGCCCCGCCGGGGGTGCGGCAGCGACCCGCGCCGCCTCCGTCTCGACACGCAGGCGCGCCCCACGGCGCTAGCCCCAGCCGGCAACACCCCGCCGACACGGCGAGAAACGCCGCCCAGCTCGTAAGCCGAGCTAGGCCGGAAGGCCGCATCGCGTAGATAAAGCCCACACAGCAGTAGAGCCCATGCACAAAATCAGCGAAGATGTCCTTAGGCATATAATGCGGAGACACGGCTACGACATACGGAAAACACTCCGGATACTAACACTTGAAGAATTAAAAAGAATTATTATCGACACGATAAATAACCCAAGCGAAGTCTACCAAGACGTACACAATCCCGATGTTAGGTACTATTTAAAGAGACTAGGCGATCTATGGCTAAACGTAGTCGTACGGGGTAATGAAGTCAAAACAGCTTATCTAATAGGAGCCAAAAGCTATAAAAGATTCAAAACTAGAAGATGGACGTGGTAAAATCCCTGCTGGACGTAGATCTGAAGTCCATACTTGAGGCGGTTCGGAGAAAGAGCGGCATCGAGTTGCCGGATAAGGTAATCGAGGCCTCGCTCGTCAGAGGGGTGCTCCACATGAGGTTCGACTACCCAAAAGGCCCGGAAACCGACGTGGAGCCGCTGCCCTTCAAGACGCCGGTGTTCCTATTCAGAGACGAAAAGACCGACAAGATAACAGCGCTGGAGATAGTAGGCGTAGAGGAGCTGCTGGAAGAAATAGGCAACCGAGACAACACCTCCCCCTAAGCCAAGCCCACACGAGGAGCTCCAACGCGCTGAGCCGGGCCGTTGCGCGCTCCGTCTTCCACGCCGTCGCGCCGAAGGTGCCTGAAGGGGCCCAAGCCGCCGGCGAGGATTAAACCCAGCGACGGAGTAGCAGTCGATAGAGAGATCATACGTGAGGCGCTAGACGCCGCGCGCCGCCGCTGAGCCAGGAAGTGCAAGCCGCGGCGGTGCCACGCCGACGGCGCCGGCTTAGCCCACGGCGGCCGCTTTTTCGAAGCCCGACACGGCGTTAGCCCCAAGCGCCATCGAGAAGTACGCCGGGATCCCCTACGCCTTGGGACATGGACAAGCTCCTCAAGTTGCAACCAGCTCCTCGGCCCCAGGCCCAACAGGAGCTGGGAAATAATCGTGGGGCTCAAATACGCCGAACCGCCAAGTGGAATCCGCGGCGGGTCCATACGTGCCGCCCCGCTGTGAGCGGAGTAGCACATAAAAACAAATGCGCAGAACACTACATGAAGAGAATCAAGCTAACGCTCACGTCTAATCTCGAAGTTGAGTTCGCCGATAGAGACCTCGCCCTCAAGAAGGTGGAGGAGTGGGCGGAGAGGGGCATGGCGAGGGTCGAGGTTGTGTTCGGGCCAGAGGGCTGTGGGAAGACGGCTTGGCTCCGGCAGTCGGCTGTTTTGCTTAGGGAGCTTGGGTTTCACGTAATATACGTAGATCCCCTCAATAGGTACTTCGAGGCTTATACGGACGTGAAGGAGGTGGCGAGGAGGCTGGCTGATGCCGCCGCCGAGACGCTGGGAATAGCCGAGGTGAAGCTGGCGTCCCTCGTCATCGACCTCGCCAACGAGCTGATAAAAAAGAAGAGGAAGAAGGTGGCGGTTCTCGCCGACGACGTTTTTCAAGCCATTGGCCTAGGCGAAGCCGCTAAGTACGTCAAGGCTCTCCTTGGCATAATTGAATACCCTCCCGCAAGCTACGAGAGGGTAATCGCAGTAGTGGCAACGAGCGAAGGCGTCACCATGCGGGAGATAGGGAGGCACAGATGGGCAGATCTTACGCCGATGTGGAACATGCCTCGCGACGGCTTCAAACAGCTGTACGACCAGATACCCGGCGATAAGCCGTCGTTTGAGGAGGTGTGGAGGGCCACAGGGGGTAATCCCAAATTGTTGGGGGAGCTCTACGAGGCGAGGTGGGATGTCGAAAGCGTAGTTGAGAGATTGGTGGAGAAGAAGGAGCTGGCGCCCAGCTTCACGGCGAGGTGGCGCGGCTGGCTTGAAAAGGCGGTGGAGGACCCAGATGCGCTCTGGAGCCCAGACGCGCCGAGGGAACTTATAGACGAACTCGTTGCGAAAAACCTCATCGCGTACTTCCTCTCCAGAAGAGACCCCCGCCTCTGGGCGGGAGAGCCCCCACCGGAGAGGGATTCGGAGCTTGGTATCGGAAGGCGCGTCGCCTGGCAGACGCCCCTCCATAGAGAAGCCGTGAGAAGAGCACTTGAGGAGGCATAGGCCGGAGCTCGGCGGCCCGCCAACAGCCGGCGGCCACCACGCGGCGGGGCACAGCTCAGAGCTATAGACGCGGTGAGCCGCCGCCGGAAGCGCCGCGGCGTCGTCATTTATAAATTGGGCGTTAAAGGGCCGTGTGTCGTTGTACAGAGCTGGTCTTTGGCTATATCTGTCAAGCGTTGTGGGCCAGCTGGGCGGCTACCTATTCTGGCTCGCGGCGGCGGCGCTGGCCAGCGCATCGGCGCTGGGCGAGGTGGCGTATCTAGTATCGCTATCCGGCATCATCACCTCGCTTCTATCGCTAGGGCTGCCTTCTGCAGTCATGCATCTCTACCCGGCGACGGGAGATAAGCGATACGCAGAGGGGGCGCTGGCCTACACGCTGGCCCTCTCCCTAGCGGCGGCCGCGGCCCTAGCCTGGAGGCCCGTCTTGTCGTTGCTCGTGGCCACGGGGTCCCTCTCGGCGCTCTACTCAGCTTATCTACAAGCAAGGCTAGACACCAAGCTCATCTTCGCCGCTACCGCGGTTGGACAAGCCATTAGAGTCGCCCTAGTACCCATCCTCATCCCCCTAGGCGCAGACGCGCTGGCCGCCTCCTACGCAGTCCCCGGCCTCCTCCTCATCGCAGCCACCGCTGGGAAGGGGCTGAGGCCGCGCCTCTGGGGGCTCAGAGAGCTGGCGCCGGCGGGGGTCTCGGTCTGGGCCCCCGGCGTGGTCTCAGTGCTGGGAACCAACCTAGGCGTGGTGGCGGCATACCACCTGGCCGAGGCCGAGGCGGCGGGGCTTGTGTACATCGCCCAGGTCTTGGCAAACGCCGCCGTGGCGCCAGTCACCATCGTCACGGGCGCCCTACTGCCGTACTTATCCTCGGCGACGGACAAAACGCCAAGAGCCCTAAAAGCCGCTAGACTCACCCTAGCCATCTCAGCGCCGCTAGCCGCCGTGGTGATAGCAGGCGGCGGACACGTCTTGGCCCTACTAGGGAAGCAGTACGTCCAGGCACACCCAGCACTTGCTGTCTTCACCGTGGGCAACATGATATCAATAATATCCGGCGTCTTGTCCACCCTAGCCTATGCAGAAGGGAGGTACTCGGCGACGCTTGCCGGCGGTGTGTTGGCAAACGCAGCACGCGCACTGCTCTACTTCGCCCTGGGAACGGCGCCGCTGGGAGTCGCGGCGTCCTTCCTCATCGGCTCAGCCGCCCACCTAGCCTACTTCTCAATCCTAAAACGCCACGTCGCCGCGTCCCTAGGCGGCTTGGCGCCGCGCCTACTCGCCTCCTCCCTACCTGCCCTAGCCCTATCCCCACTCGGCCTAATCCCAGCGGCAGGCGGAGCTGTGCTGAGCTATTTACTGGCTGTGCGGCTCGGCTTAGTGTCCAGGGGAGAGCTCGCCGACGTGGCGAGACAAGTCCTCCCAGACTCCGTCTACGCAAAAGTGGCACCCCTCGCCGCGCGGGTACTAGACCTAGTGACGTGATCACCCGCCGCATGCGCCGGGCGAGTTAGCCGTTAGAAGCGCCACGTCTCAGCGCCCTAGGCACACGCCGCGGCCAACATCTCCGACCTGTACTTCCTATAGGCGGCGAAGGCCGCCGCGGCCGCCGTGAGGGCCGCCAAGCTCGCCACCACGGGCCCCAGCCTTATCCCAAATGGCGTGTAGTTGAGGAGGAGGCCAACCAGGGGGACCACAGCCAAGCTGAGGCCAATAGAAAGGGCAAGCCTCTCAAGCGGCTTCAGCTCGCCTGGCTTGGGGTAGAGCGCCTCCACTATCACGTACCCCGGGAGGAACAAGACGAAAAAAGCCCCCACCACATACCTAAGGTAGAGCAGGGGCGGAGCCTCGGCGTACAGCGCCAAGACTGCGGCCGCGGCGGTCAGCGCCGCAACCGACCACAGCCAAGCCCCACCAGGGCCCAGGACGTAGGCGAGGAACGAGTCGGCGCCCGTCTCCAGGGCGTACTCCCCACGCTTCACCCCCAGCATAAGCTCGTAAGCCGCCTCGTACAGGGGCTTCCCCGTCTCCCTGCTCAGCCTCTCCGCGGCCTGCCTCACCGTGACGCACTCCACAACGCGGCTCACCAGCCGCTTTATAAAGATTACAGCCCCCGCGGCGGTGGGTTTTTAAGACGGGTGAATCACAGGACGTGGACTTATTCGAGGCGTACCGGCTGTTGGTAGAAGCGGCCTCTGCAGGCGCCGACGTCCGCCCCCTAGCAGAGGCCTTCAACAGAGCACTAGCCGGAGAGCCGCTCGGCCCCGACTTCGCCCAAGCCGCGAGGCAACTCGCTGACGAGGCGAGGCGAGCCGCGCTTCTCGGCTACATCGCCGCGGCCGCGGCGTTGCTGGCGGTGGGGGCCGCCGCCTACTTCCTATACCGCTACCGGAGGATAATCCTGGGCTGGCTCTGGCTCAAGATATGGGGCTCCGGCTACTTGAAAAAGGGGAATGGCGCCCCCAACACGTTGCTCTTCGACGAGGAGGTCTCCGCAGTGGCGGCCGCAGTCGCCGTTGTCGCCGTAGCCCTCGCAGTTGCCGTCGCGCTCAGCCCCGGCGCCGCAGAGCCCTTCTCCGCGCTGGGCCTCCTCGGCCCCGGAGGAAAAATCGGAGGATACCCAGACGTCGTGCAACGGGGACAGCCCATCACCCTCCACGCCTACGTATACAACCACATGGGGACACCGATGTGGTACGTGGTCTACGTAAAGGTAGACAACTCCACGGCAGAGCCGCCGCTCCCCACGCCGCCCCTCCTCACCATGCAGAGGCTTCTACTCCACAACGAAAGCTGGGTCCAGCCCTTCACCATCTCCCTCAACGCCACCGGGCGGCAGAGACTCGTCCTAGAGCTATGGGCCTACTACCCAAACGGCACCCTCGCATACACAGGCAGGTGGAACCAGCTCTGGATAAGGGCAAAGTAGCCCACGGGTTATGTTGATATATACTTGTATAAAACCCAAGGCGTGAAAATCGTTGTCACCGGCGGCGCGGGGTTCATCGGAAGCCACGTGGCGGCGCATCTCAAGTCACGGGGATTCGACGTGGT from Pyrobaculum arsenaticum DSM 13514 includes:
- a CDS encoding type II toxin-antitoxin system VapC family toxin, which translates into the protein MPCISIIELGEEEYKQAAKYLLNHNLKPSDALHVGAMASHRIYTIVSEDSEFDKVPTIKRLWI
- a CDS encoding type II toxin-antitoxin system VapC family toxin; amino-acid sequence: MHYVETSVLASYIIASDPGHETSRKALEDIASRHKLYTSSFTLIELHNTICRKMVKEREWELVDPLQKYLDMYLKADEKCRFLLSMVIIFLEDRLGVEFLEEASIYDLVSVVPGVKMPRIFMELVELSPTLLIRVKDLLHLAYASALSNAYEIRYFLTRDVDDFERVRDVARRRLKIEIILVK
- a CDS encoding DUF1616 domain-containing protein, with the translated sequence MECVTVRQAAERLSRETGKPLYEAAYELMLGVKRGEYALETGADSFLAYVLGPGGAWLWSVAALTAAAAVLALYAEAPPLLYLRYVVGAFFVLFLPGYVIVEALYPKPGELKPLERLALSIGLSLAVVPLVGLLLNYTPFGIRLGPVVASLAALTAAAAAFAAYRKYRSEMLAAACA
- a CDS encoding lipopolysaccharide biosynthesis protein, whose protein sequence is MSLYRAGLWLYLSSVVGQLGGYLFWLAAAALASASALGEVAYLVSLSGIITSLLSLGLPSAVMHLYPATGDKRYAEGALAYTLALSLAAAAALAWRPVLSLLVATGSLSALYSAYLQARLDTKLIFAATAVGQAIRVALVPILIPLGADALAASYAVPGLLLIAATAGKGLRPRLWGLRELAPAGVSVWAPGVVSVLGTNLGVVAAYHLAEAEAAGLVYIAQVLANAAVAPVTIVTGALLPYLSSATDKTPRALKAARLTLAISAPLAAVVIAGGGHVLALLGKQYVQAHPALAVFTVGNMISIISGVLSTLAYAEGRYSATLAGGVLANAARALLYFALGTAPLGVAASFLIGSAAHLAYFSILKRHVAASLGGLAPRLLASSLPALALSPLGLIPAAGGAVLSYLLAVRLGLVSRGELADVARQVLPDSVYAKVAPLAARVLDLVT
- a CDS encoding ATP-binding protein, translating into MKRIKLPFVPGLEVEFTDREMALKKIEEWARESTRLPQLVFGPEGCGKTAWLRQSAVLLRELGFHVIYVDPLHRYFEAYTDVKEVARRLAEAAAGVLGDAEAWLATLAIDLTKLLIERMKRRVAVLADDVFQAIGLGEAAKYVKALLGLIEYPPRSIDAIVAVVATSEGITRREIGRHRWANHRPMWNMPRDGFRELYDQLPGEKPPFEDVWKATGGNPHLLGQLYKAKWGADKVLKELADVKKIATLVSALGEEERELLRRAVDDPDVLYTREGIPLMDKLVDMNLVVDTLPERDPWFWVGELPPEKDLELGIGRRVAWQTPLHREAVRRALEGA
- a CDS encoding ATP-binding protein produces the protein MKRIKLTLTSNLEVEFADRDLALKKVEEWAERGMARVEVVFGPEGCGKTAWLRQSAVLLRELGFHVIYVDPLNRYFEAYTDVKEVARRLADAAAETLGIAEVKLASLVIDLANELIKKKRKKVAVLADDVFQAIGLGEAAKYVKALLGIIEYPPASYERVIAVVATSEGVTMREIGRHRWADLTPMWNMPRDGFKQLYDQIPGDKPSFEEVWRATGGNPKLLGELYEARWDVESVVERLVEKKELAPSFTARWRGWLEKAVEDPDALWSPDAPRELIDELVAKNLIAYFLSRRDPRLWAGEPPPERDSELGIGRRVAWQTPLHREAVRRALEEA
- a CDS encoding PaREP1 family protein; translated protein: MEALEKPLPKPTAEEYAAARLLEALVEARLALRFLREGLTRNAAGKAFQAWKALLAALLRLELDKLLQAARTEEERRWLVERAVPRVPTTRMVRLSHMLEEAGHQGIQFVTSMALDLHDYQYNGPDPDMALSKFRTREEAAAAVVGLVREVARRADSLRQRVKWTTELEEALGVLKEGLKGR
- a CDS encoding DUF1616 domain-containing protein, which codes for MDLFEAYRLLVEAASAGADVRPLAEAFNRALAGEPLGPDFAQAARQLADEARRAALLGYIAAAAALLAVGAAAYFLYRYRRIILGWLWLKIWGSGYLKKGNGAPNTLLFDEEVSAVAAAVAVVAVALAVAVALSPGAAEPFSALGLLGPGGKIGGYPDVVQRGQPITLHAYVYNHMGTPMWYVVYVKVDNSTAEPPLPTPPLLTMQRLLLHNESWVQPFTISLNATGRQRLVLELWAYYPNGTLAYTGRWNQLWIRAK